From one Bacillota bacterium genomic stretch:
- a CDS encoding ATP-binding protein: ARALELHLERVAVAPLFAHMLELYQAEADSRGVRLRGEAAAELALRADRDRLVQVLSNLLANALRHSPAGGEVRLSAEARAEGGRAGVLLHVSDTGPGIAPADLPHVFERFWRGDPARSRETGGSGLGLAIVRSFVEAQGGTVRVESPWPAGGRAGTRFSVWLPAA, encoded by the coding sequence GGCGCGCGCGCTGGAGCTGCACCTGGAGCGCGTGGCCGTGGCGCCGCTCTTCGCCCACATGCTGGAACTCTACCAGGCCGAGGCCGACTCGCGCGGCGTCCGGCTCCGGGGCGAGGCCGCGGCGGAGCTGGCGCTGCGGGCGGACCGCGACCGGCTGGTGCAGGTCCTCTCCAACCTGCTGGCCAACGCGCTGCGCCATTCGCCCGCGGGGGGCGAGGTCCGCCTCTCCGCCGAGGCGCGGGCCGAGGGGGGGCGCGCCGGCGTCCTCCTCCATGTCAGCGACACGGGCCCGGGCATCGCCCCGGCCGACCTGCCCCACGTCTTCGAGCGCTTCTGGCGGGGCGATCCGGCGCGCAGCCGGGAGACGGGCGGCAGCGGGCTGGGTCTGGCCATCGTGCGCAGCTTCGTCGAGGCCCAGGGCGGCACCGTACGGGTGGAGAGCCCCTGGCCGGCCGGGGGGCGGGCCGGCACGCGCTTCTCGGTCTGGCTGCCGGCGGCCTGA
- the trxB gene encoding thioredoxin-disulfide reductase: MAFKTEPYDVVVIGAGPAGLTAALYAARSNLETLVLEKEVPGGQIATTNDIENYPGFRTVSGPELAETMEKHARAFGARIEFTVVEGLEMAEGELKRIRTSDGDVLARTVIIASGSEPRKLGVPGEDRLRGRGVSYCATCDGAFFQDKVCVVVGGGDSALQEGNYLTRFASRVIVVHRRDRLRASEAQQAKARANPKMEFLFNHVVEEILGEQRVTGVRVRDVVTGERREIACDGVFPYVGLKPNSDFLPPEIERDELGRVVTDERMRTALPGVFAAGDIRPKEIRQITTAVSDGTVAAMEAEAYLATRAVASRG; the protein is encoded by the coding sequence TTGGCGTTCAAGACGGAACCGTACGACGTGGTCGTCATCGGCGCGGGACCGGCGGGGCTGACCGCCGCCCTCTACGCGGCACGCTCCAACCTCGAGACGCTGGTGCTGGAGAAGGAGGTGCCGGGCGGCCAGATCGCCACCACCAACGACATCGAGAACTACCCCGGCTTCCGTACCGTCAGCGGGCCGGAGCTGGCCGAGACCATGGAGAAGCACGCCCGCGCCTTCGGCGCCCGGATCGAGTTCACGGTGGTCGAGGGGCTGGAGATGGCCGAGGGCGAGCTGAAGCGGATCCGGACCAGCGACGGCGACGTCCTGGCGCGGACCGTCATCATCGCCTCCGGCTCCGAGCCGCGCAAGCTGGGCGTGCCCGGCGAGGACCGCCTGCGCGGGCGCGGCGTCTCCTACTGCGCCACCTGCGACGGCGCCTTCTTCCAGGACAAGGTCTGCGTCGTCGTCGGCGGCGGCGACTCGGCGCTCCAGGAAGGCAACTACCTGACCCGCTTCGCCTCCAGGGTGATCGTCGTCCACCGGCGCGACCGGCTGCGGGCCAGCGAGGCCCAGCAGGCCAAGGCGCGCGCCAACCCGAAGATGGAGTTCCTGTTCAACCACGTGGTGGAGGAGATCCTCGGCGAGCAGCGCGTCACCGGCGTCCGCGTACGCGACGTCGTCACCGGCGAGCGGCGGGAGATCGCCTGCGACGGCGTCTTCCCCTACGTCGGGCTGAAGCCCAACTCGGACTTCCTGCCGCCGGAGATCGAGCGCGACGAGCTGGGGCGCGTCGTCACCGACGAGCGAATGCGGACCGCCCTGCCCGGCGTCTTCGCCGCCGGCGACATCCGGCCCAAGGAGATCCGGCAGATCACCACGGCCGTGAGCGACGGGACCGTCGCGGCCATGGAGGCCGAGGCCTACCTGGCCACCCGCGCCGTGGCCAGTCGGGGCTGA
- the selB gene encoding selenocysteine-specific translation elongation factor, translated as MHEPSGGGALPPLIIGTAGHVDHGKSTLIRALTGTDPDRLPEEKRRGLTIDLGFARLVLPSGREAGIVDVPGHERFVKNMVAGASGMDLVLLVIAADEGVMPQTEEHLDILQLLGVQRGVLVLTKVDLVEADWLELVDEEVREAVRGTFLEGAPLVHVSSVTGEGLGELLATVDRLAAAMRPRPAEGPARLPVDRVFTVAGFGTVVTGTLLSGSIRLEERLELLPAGRPLRVRGLQVHNRPVERVVAGQRVALNANLERDQVERGDVLATPGIFQAGRGFSGYLELLPRLERPLASGTRVRLHAGTRECLGRLLLLDRDELAPGERAPVYFRAEEPLVVARGDRFVVRSYSPARAIGGGDVVDPVRRVRRGDRVGIARLERLAAGDRREAVRACLEEPRPWSLESLTRAAEVAPAELAALLAEMEAAGEAAQAAEGVWLGRAGEEALLGRLLALLERHLGEYPLRRGMSREEARRLLAPDLPPRAFAQLLERWAAAGRLETEEERVRPAGWEPRLEPAAAAAVARVEEALRERPFDPPEVHEIELPRGAPPLAEILRHLQEAGRIEHAGPLWFHRSAVEEAARRVRAHFLEQPRLTLAQLRDLLGTSRKYAVPLAERLDELGVTRRAGEDRVPGPAAGTPGRPSE; from the coding sequence TTGCACGAGCCTTCCGGCGGCGGCGCCCTGCCGCCGCTGATCATCGGTACGGCCGGCCACGTCGACCACGGCAAGAGCACGCTCATCCGCGCGCTGACGGGCACCGACCCCGACCGGTTGCCCGAGGAGAAGCGGCGCGGCCTCACCATCGACCTGGGCTTCGCCCGCCTCGTCCTGCCCAGCGGGCGCGAGGCGGGGATCGTCGACGTGCCCGGCCACGAGCGCTTCGTCAAGAACATGGTGGCCGGCGCCAGCGGCATGGACCTGGTGCTGCTGGTGATCGCGGCGGACGAGGGCGTCATGCCGCAGACCGAGGAGCACCTGGACATCCTCCAGCTTCTCGGCGTCCAGAGGGGCGTTCTGGTGCTGACCAAGGTCGACCTGGTGGAAGCCGACTGGCTGGAGCTGGTGGACGAGGAAGTGCGCGAGGCGGTCCGCGGCACCTTCCTGGAGGGGGCGCCGCTGGTCCACGTCTCCAGCGTCACCGGCGAGGGGCTCGGGGAGCTGCTGGCCACCGTCGACCGGCTGGCGGCGGCGATGCGGCCGCGGCCGGCCGAGGGACCGGCCCGCCTCCCCGTCGACCGCGTCTTTACCGTGGCCGGCTTCGGCACGGTGGTGACGGGCACGCTTCTCTCCGGCAGCATCCGCCTGGAGGAGCGCCTGGAGCTCCTGCCCGCCGGGCGGCCGCTGCGCGTCCGCGGCCTCCAGGTGCACAACCGGCCCGTGGAGCGGGTGGTGGCCGGCCAGCGCGTGGCGCTCAACGCCAACCTGGAGCGCGACCAGGTGGAGCGCGGCGACGTCCTCGCCACCCCGGGCATCTTCCAGGCCGGCCGGGGCTTCTCCGGCTACCTCGAGCTGCTGCCGCGGCTGGAGCGGCCGCTGGCCAGCGGCACGCGCGTCCGCCTCCACGCCGGCACGCGCGAGTGCCTGGGCCGCCTCCTCCTGCTCGACCGCGACGAGCTGGCGCCGGGCGAGCGGGCACCCGTCTACTTCCGCGCCGAGGAGCCGCTAGTGGTGGCGCGCGGCGACCGCTTCGTGGTGCGGAGCTACTCGCCGGCGCGGGCCATCGGCGGCGGCGACGTAGTCGACCCGGTCCGCCGCGTCCGGCGTGGCGACCGGGTCGGCATCGCCCGCCTGGAGCGCCTGGCCGCCGGCGACCGGCGGGAGGCGGTACGGGCCTGCCTGGAGGAGCCGCGTCCCTGGAGCCTGGAGTCGCTGACGCGGGCCGCCGAGGTGGCGCCGGCGGAGCTGGCCGCGCTCCTGGCCGAGATGGAGGCGGCCGGCGAGGCGGCGCAGGCGGCGGAGGGCGTCTGGCTGGGCAGGGCGGGCGAGGAGGCGCTGCTGGGACGGCTCTTGGCGCTCCTGGAGCGCCACCTGGGGGAGTACCCGCTCCGCCGCGGCATGTCGCGCGAGGAGGCCCGCCGGCTTCTCGCGCCCGATCTCCCGCCGCGCGCCTTCGCGCAGCTGCTCGAGCGCTGGGCGGCGGCGGGCCGGCTGGAGACGGAGGAGGAGCGGGTCCGCCCCGCGGGCTGGGAGCCGCGGCTGGAGCCGGCGGCGGCGGCGGCCGTGGCGCGCGTGGAGGAGGCGCTGCGCGAGCGGCCCTTCGACCCCCCCGAGGTGCACGAGATCGAGCTGCCGCGCGGCGCCCCGCCGCTCGCCGAGATCCTGCGCCACCTCCAGGAGGCGGGCCGGATCGAACACGCCGGGCCGCTCTGGTTCCACCGCAGCGCCGTGGAAGAGGCGGCGCGACGGGTGCGCGCGCACTTCCTCGAGCAGCCGCGCCTCACCCTGGCGCAGCTCCGCGATCTGCTGGGCACCTCGCGCAAGTACGCGGTCCCCCTGGCCGAGCGGCTGGACGAGCTGGGCGTCACCCGCCGCGCGGGCGAGGACCGCGTGCCCGGGCCGGCGGCCGGCACGCCGGGCAGGCCTTCCGAATAG
- a CDS encoding glutamine amidotransferase produces MPCRPSGRGGRGAVLELRIAHLYPRELNLYGDRGNLLALADRVRRRGGEVRVVAVGPGDPFRAGEVDLVFIGGGQDREQRWIAEDLLRQKGRELVAAVRDGMPLLAVCGGYQLLGRYYRTQTGEKIPGVGLFDAWTEAGRQRLIGDVAVETDLWDEGRRTLVGFENHAGRTWLGPSVRPLGRVLRGHGNNGRDRAEGVRWLNAVGTYLHGALLPKNPLLGDWLILAAWRRKYGLARLEPLDDGWEWTAHRAALRRLGLAAG; encoded by the coding sequence ATGCCCTGCCGGCCTTCTGGGAGAGGGGGGCGCGGCGCGGTGCTTGAACTGCGCATCGCCCACCTCTACCCGCGCGAGCTCAACCTCTATGGGGACCGCGGCAACCTGCTGGCGCTGGCCGACCGCGTCCGCCGTCGCGGCGGCGAGGTGCGGGTGGTGGCCGTCGGACCGGGCGACCCCTTCCGCGCCGGCGAGGTGGACCTGGTCTTCATCGGCGGGGGCCAGGACCGCGAGCAGCGCTGGATCGCCGAGGACCTGCTGCGCCAGAAAGGCCGCGAGCTGGTGGCGGCCGTCCGCGACGGCATGCCGCTCCTGGCCGTCTGTGGCGGCTACCAGCTGCTGGGCCGCTACTACCGGACGCAGACGGGGGAGAAGATCCCGGGCGTCGGCCTCTTCGACGCCTGGACCGAGGCGGGTCGCCAGCGGCTGATCGGCGACGTGGCGGTGGAGACCGACCTCTGGGACGAGGGGCGGCGGACGCTGGTGGGCTTCGAAAACCACGCCGGCCGCACCTGGCTCGGCCCCTCCGTCCGGCCGCTGGGCCGCGTCCTCCGCGGCCACGGCAACAACGGGCGCGACCGCGCGGAGGGCGTACGCTGGTTGAACGCCGTCGGAACCTACCTGCACGGCGCCCTCCTGCCCAAGAACCCCCTCCTGGGGGACTGGTTGATCCTGGCCGCCTGGCGGAGGAAGTACGGCCTCGCGCGGCTGGAGCCGCTGGACGACGGCTGGGAGTGGACGGCGCACCGGGCGGCGCTGCGCCGCCTGGGCCTCGCCGCCGGCTAG